One window of the Wolbachia endosymbiont of Ctenocephalides felis wCfeJ genome contains the following:
- a CDS encoding outer membrane protein assembly factor BamD has product MYKTLIMCFTLLICSFTQSYAGDLEKTETELYEEAAKLFDQKKYKQAIRAAQRIEELYPFSNWAMKAKLLSGVSHYNMGNYSGAASDMDDYIRIYSSGEDLPYVYYLRVLSYYMQINKVQLGQQTAYKTLELATEYINLFPQNEHTEEMKEKVKLITEHILAKEYSIGRFYLRRGEYLAAIKRFRNIISNQDSSYFSGSVNYLITAHSALGLDFEAEQYESILAEKLKRKDEVLGET; this is encoded by the coding sequence ATGTATAAGACTCTAATCATGTGCTTTACTCTACTGATTTGCTCCTTTACACAATCCTATGCAGGCGATCTTGAAAAGACTGAAACTGAACTATATGAGGAAGCAGCCAAACTTTTTGATCAAAAAAAATATAAACAAGCCATCAGAGCTGCTCAAAGAATAGAGGAATTGTACCCTTTTTCTAATTGGGCAATGAAGGCAAAATTGTTGTCTGGTGTTTCCCACTATAACATGGGTAACTACAGCGGTGCTGCTAGTGATATGGATGATTATATACGCATTTATTCAAGTGGTGAAGATTTACCGTATGTGTATTACTTAAGGGTCCTATCTTATTACATGCAAATCAATAAAGTTCAGCTTGGACAACAAACTGCATATAAAACTTTAGAGTTGGCCACTGAGTATATTAATCTCTTTCCACAAAATGAACATACAGAGGAGATGAAGGAAAAAGTGAAGCTAATCACAGAGCATATATTAGCAAAAGAATACTCCATTGGTAGGTTCTATTTAAGGCGCGGTGAGTATTTAGCAGCAATTAAGCGCTTTCGAAATATAATAAGCAACCAAGATTCTAGCTACTTTTCTGGGTCTGTGAACTATTTAATCACAGCCCATTCAGCTCTTGGTCTTGACTTCGAAGCTGAGCAGTATGAAAGTATATTAGCAGAGAAACTCAAAAGGAAAGATGAAGTTCTGGGCGAAACCTGA
- the pgsA gene encoding CDP-diacylglycerol--glycerol-3-phosphate 3-phosphatidyltransferase codes for MFKKNLPNLLTISRALAMPAIMLSFYIENKYANLITISIFIFACITDFFDGYLARAWKVQSKFGKLFDPIADKLIVVSTIIMLVYKHKINDFTIVPSVIIVCREILVSGLREFLIATNVSLPVSKAGKIKTFLQMVAVVALIMGDYETAQHVGAICLWIAAIITVWSGYNYVLAGVKQIG; via the coding sequence ATGTTTAAGAAAAACTTGCCTAATTTACTGACAATTTCTCGTGCGCTTGCAATGCCAGCAATAATGTTAAGTTTTTATATAGAAAATAAGTATGCAAACTTGATTACAATATCAATCTTTATATTTGCATGCATTACAGATTTTTTCGATGGTTACCTAGCGCGCGCATGGAAAGTACAATCAAAATTTGGCAAGCTATTTGATCCAATTGCTGATAAATTAATAGTGGTCTCAACAATAATCATGTTAGTTTATAAACACAAGATAAATGATTTCACAATAGTACCATCAGTCATAATCGTCTGTAGAGAGATATTAGTTTCTGGTTTACGGGAGTTTTTAATAGCTACAAATGTTAGCCTGCCTGTAAGCAAAGCCGGAAAAATCAAAACATTTTTGCAGATGGTTGCTGTCGTAGCACTAATAATGGGTGATTATGAAACAGCTCAACATGTAGGTGCAATTTGCCTATGGATTGCAGCAATTATAACTGTGTGGTCAGGCTATAATTACGTCCTAGCTGGAGTCAAACAAATTGGCTGA